A DNA window from Schistocerca americana isolate TAMUIC-IGC-003095 chromosome 4, iqSchAmer2.1, whole genome shotgun sequence contains the following coding sequences:
- the LOC124613006 gene encoding aurora kinase C-like: MSTTVKETRKKVIKILDIKTSEKLRNPRTEKPEKAAGTATQKAPNVKLKEEAAKDARASSKSWTLSDFEIGRALGKGKFGKVYLAREKNSKYVIALKVLVKSQLESANVQHQLRREIEIQSHLRHPNILKMYGYFHDKARVYLILEYAPKGELFKEIKSQPQQRLDEGRTATYIAQLADALLYCHSKRVIHRDIKPENLLIGAKGELKIADFGWSVRSPHSRRTTLCGTLDYLSPEMIKDHPHDENVDLWSLGVLCYECLVGKPPFESAVYDDMCRQISRAQYSFPPFVSNDARDLIAKLLVVVPQNRLPLQEVLKHQWILKNAVTEKNVK, from the exons ATGTCAACAACAGTGAAAGAAACGCGTAAGAAAGTTATTAAGATCCTGGACATCAAAACTTCTGAAAAATTACGGAATCCACGAAC TGAGAAGCCGGAAAAGGCAGCTGGAACGGCTACTCAGAAGGCGCCTAATGTAAAACTTAAAGAAGAAGCTGCAAAAGATGCGCGGGCCAGCAG CAAGAGCTGGACGTTGTCTGATTTTGAAATTGGGAGAGCACTGGGGAAAGGGAAGTTTGGGAAGGTTTACCTCGCTAGAGAAAAAAATTCGAAATATGTAATTGCACTTAAAGTTCTAGTCAAATCCCAGCTGGAAAGTGCGAATGTTCAGCACCAGCTAAGAAGAGAAATTGAAATACAGTCACACTTAAG gcaTCCAAACATTTTGAAAATGTATGGTTATTTCCATGATAAAGCAAGAGTATATCTTATTTTGGAATATGCTCCTAAAGGAGAACTTTTCAAGGAAATAAAATCTCAGCCACAACAAAGGCTAGATGAAGGAAG aacaGCTACCTACATAGCACAGTTGGCTGATGCTCTTCTGTATTGCCACAGTAAAAGGGTGATTCATAGGGACATCAAACCAGAAAACTTGCTTATTGGTGCTAAAGGTGAACTGAAAATTGCAGACTTTGGCTGGTCAGTCCGTTCACCCCATTCAAG GAGGACTACATTATGTGGGACGCTGGATTATCTCTCTCCTGAAATGATCAAAGATCATCCTCATGATGAAAATGTTGATCTGTGGAGCCTTGGAGTCCTTTGCTACGAATGTTTAGTTGGCAAGCCGCCATTTGAATCTGCTGTTTATGATGATATGTGTCGCCAAATAAGCAGAGCTCAGTATTCATTCCCACCATttgtttcaaatgatgcaagggatCTTATTGCAAAG